From the Methanomassiliicoccus luminyensis B10 genome, one window contains:
- a CDS encoding carboxypeptidase-like regulatory domain-containing protein, protein MKAVSLVLCFALLATVLTGGTALAEEDASILGEFSVVGLVEDADGNGLGGVNITAVYASNGTHIVSTLTDSGGGYTLPLATGVYNISATLKDHRANTTYHGISEGGGLDFTMYEVLGTVTGQVVDAISTVANVTITLSNGTASYGAVSTAPFGNFTIENVTPGLYLLRAEKEGYNISFSEVDVKRGVVSNVLIVMAEQPSWLVGKVTYDGTPLEGVLVTLESKGGLRYTNVTDDDGGYYFKVPSGEYTITFSKSGFVTSTMTKILFPLRENTANVELKKSTLPGNSGFIRDYDMPHSMMVVGLSMSLVTIISALFLRYRVRLKPELLTKRGDEEK, encoded by the coding sequence ATGAAAGCCGTCTCCCTGGTCCTGTGCTTCGCCCTTCTAGCTACCGTGCTGACGGGCGGAACGGCCCTGGCGGAGGAGGATGCCTCCATCCTGGGGGAGTTCTCCGTCGTCGGTCTGGTAGAGGACGCGGACGGGAACGGTCTCGGCGGCGTCAACATCACCGCGGTGTACGCCAGCAACGGCACCCATATCGTTTCAACGCTCACCGATTCGGGAGGAGGCTACACCCTGCCCCTGGCCACGGGCGTGTACAACATCTCCGCCACGCTGAAGGACCATAGGGCCAACACCACATATCACGGGATATCGGAGGGGGGCGGCCTGGACTTCACCATGTACGAGGTCCTGGGCACCGTTACCGGCCAGGTGGTCGACGCCATCTCCACGGTGGCCAATGTCACCATTACGCTAAGCAACGGGACCGCGAGCTATGGTGCGGTGAGCACGGCCCCCTTCGGGAATTTCACGATAGAGAACGTCACCCCGGGGCTCTATCTGCTCCGCGCCGAGAAAGAGGGATACAACATCAGCTTTTCCGAAGTGGATGTGAAGCGCGGGGTGGTGTCGAACGTGCTCATCGTCATGGCGGAGCAGCCGTCCTGGCTGGTGGGCAAGGTCACCTATGACGGCACTCCCCTGGAAGGGGTCCTGGTGACCTTGGAATCGAAGGGCGGGCTCAGATACACCAACGTGACCGACGACGACGGCGGATACTATTTCAAGGTGCCTTCCGGGGAGTACACCATCACCTTCAGCAAGAGCGGCTTCGTGACCTCCACGATGACGAAGATCCTCTTCCCGCTGCGCGAGAACACCGCGAACGTGGAGCTGAAAAAGAGCACTCTGCCGGGCAATTCCGGCTTCATCAGAGACTACGACATGCCGCACTCCATGATGGTGGTGGGATTGTCCATGTCCCTCGTGACCATCATATCCGCCCTGTTCCTCCGCTACCGGGTGAGGCTCAAGCCTGAGCTGCTCACCAAGCGCGGCGACGAGGAGAAGTAA